TGTAGTGCCACGTCACAGACGATCGAAGTTATTTAACCTCTAGCTGcttcatttctattttttcatACCATTTTTACGccaataagagagagagagagagagagagagagagagagagagagagagagagagagagagagagatggcgatGAGAGAATGCCTCAACTTGACGGGAATCCCTTACACCAGAGgtctccttcttcctcctctaTTTTTCTCACTGTAACTTGTTCCTTTTTAGGGTTTCCTTCTAAAGTTGTTGACATTCATGAACTTTACTGCAAAggttttacatttttgtttagTCCATGATAGTAAAGCTTCCTTTTTTAACAGAGTATGAGTTAAAGGTTCCTTCTTTAGTTGAGTATGAGTTAGCTCTTTAGTCTTTCCATTGACCTTTGCTTCTCTTTACTGAAGTATCAAAGCTTTCCTTTTTGTACGTTCAGAGGGTATCTACGCGACCAACAACCAGTTCCAGAAAGCTGGTCCTAAGGGTTTCATCCACGTCAAGGTTCTGGAGAACGACAGCCTCTACGTGCGCGTCGACTTGCCCGGCGTTCCTGACGACGGCGTCCGCCACAGAGTCGACGCCGTGAGAAAAAAGCTTGTGTTTTTCTCCGGCCAAACTCCCGACGGGAACAGGAGGGAGGGCGTTCGTGAGTACTCTGGATCCGCCGGACTAGGGTGTGACTGCTGCGAGATCACCGGCGTGGATGCCAAGATGAAAGATGGAGTCTTGAGGATGATTGTCTCGAGGGTCAAAGTGAAGGACCATGACAACAAGTGTACCAACACTGTCCCTCCTAACGCAGGTTCGAACCCATTCACTCTCTCGAAACaatatatgtatgttttttgaaccattgtaataaatgctctgtttgtgtttgtgttgaACTGTTCCGACGACAGGTAAGTCTGGGAGACACCTTGAGGATCATCCGTTTGTGGTGAAAGGGCGTAAGGGAGCTTTCGTTGGAGTTCCATTACCGGGTGATGGTCTCTACTTCGCAGTCGATATACCTGGTGTCCGTGGCGATGATGTTGAAGTTCTTGCTAACGAGCATCAGGTTAAGTTCTACGCCGAGGTGAAGAACGTGTACGAGCATGATGAAGGTGGTGGCCGTGTTTACTTGGGATGCGTCAACAGTCGCTCTTCCTCCTCTGACCCTCCGCCTTCGATTTTGACTCACAGGTTAGGGTACGACGCAGAGTTCGGTGTTCTCAAGATTGTCATTGCACCTCGTCCCAACAATACCAGCAGCGACTAAGAGTAATCATGATGCTCTCTCTAGCTACTACGTTTATCTATCGTTTATTTTGGAAGAACCTTTTGTTTGACTACTAGTTTTCTTGTTTGAGTTGTGACAATTTTAAGTTTGCTATGGTATCTGGTGATTTAGTTTCAGTTCTTTTCACaatctttaaatttattttctccCTAAGATGACTTGTTTGGTGTGTTAAACTGATTCCACCAAATTCCCTAAGATGTATATATCACTTCCACATAATTAAACTGAGAATCAAATCAATTACGGACCAAAGCTAGCACATTCACGAGTATAGTTTAAACATTTGGTCCATAAAAGAAGTAGTACACAGAGAAGTTAAGATATACAATGGTCAATGGCAAAGCTCTTCACACACTTGGAAGAATCACAAGCTTTTTAGTCACATATATCTGTAGTTAATTCCCATGTGAGTGTGATTAACCAACAAAGCAAAGTTCATGTAAACATGGAGATGCAATTAAAGCTTCCAGGTGTATATATGTAATTGCGAAACAACTcgtatgtttaaaataaaagctACTACTCGTGGTAAAATGTGTGATTGCATCTCCACATGTTAATAATAAACCTCTGGTTTGGCTGAAATGTTGACTTCTTAACGACGTCGTTTAGAGCTTTTGATCAGAAGGTTGACACTCTCTTACGATGCCGTTTAGAGTTACTGAACAGTATAATGCGCAGTCTTACGACGACGTTTAGAGTTTTTAATCAGTACTACCGATTGATTTGGGATCAGAAGAGAAAACTCCGAAACGAAAATGGCAGGAAGATTGAGCGGTGTGGCGTCAAGGATAATGGGTGGAAACGGCGTCGTTGCACGATCAAACGCCTCATCTCTCCGCCAACGCGCCGGCATGGGTCTCCCCGTCGGCAAACACATCGTCCCCGATAAGCCTGTGAGTGTCAAATAAATCTCTCtccaatttttgaaaattttgttgtttCGATTTTTTGAGACACTTTCCCCTTTGAATTTGCGTCTCAGCTTTCGGTTAACGACGAGCTGATGTGGGACAACGGGACTGCGTTTCCAGAGCCTTGCATTGATCGAATTGCTGACACCGTCGGGAAGGTTGGTTAAAGTTTTCTTCTAATGCTTTTCCGGTTTAAATCAATTGTGTTAGTGATTGATTTTTGGATGAGTGAAACAGTACGAAGCATTGGGATGGTTGTGTGGCGGTTTAGGCTTCTTTGCGACTCTCGGTTTGCTCGCTGTTGTGAATGATAAAGCTTCCAAGGTTCCTTTTGTAAGTGAAATTATCTCAACTTCCCTATGTGTTTGCATAGACTTTATGTCTGAGggaaaaaggtttttttttttttttttggggttagAATCTTTAGGTAGCAATCAAGAAAATGTGCTATATTGTGAATCTACCACATCGTCATTTGCGCTGACTCTGATATTAAACGTATTGCTTGATTGACATGGGTTATTTTGCCAGAATCTATAGATAGCTGCCAACAAAATCTGAaatgaagttttgtttttgaagTATTTTAAGTTATAGAAGTTTAACCGCACACTAGGCTTAAGAAGATGATTCTCTTTGTCTGTCTATACGTGAGATGAATACCTGACGTGTCATCTCTCTGCTCGTATTTTCTCTTACCACTGGGGTACTTGTTTTCCCCATTTCATGGGTTATCTCTTATTGTGCTGTTCCTGCAGACACCACGAGTGTATCCGTATGACAACCTGAGAGTGGAGCTTGGTGGAGAGCCATAGAGACCTACCTATCAAGTGATCTGCTTATCAAACTCGAGCGTGTTTTCTTCTAAACTTGTTTTAGTTTCCTGCTCAGAACTTACAGACAAAAGAATAAAAGAGACATCGTTTTCATCTAAATGCGTTGTCTCTGTAACTAACAGTGACCATTTGGGTGTATTCAAAAGAGAATACGTCTGGCTTTTCAAcaaatctagattttttttcttaaggtTGTGTTTACATAAGTGAACGCAAAGCAGTAGCGACATGTGTCATGTTAAGGTTTAAGCCTCGTACGATTCTAAACAAAAGgctaaagaaaaaagaagacgCAAATGCAATTTTCTGTGACTCTGGCATGTTGTGAGTGGGGGACGTTGAGAGGGACATGAACTATTGTTCGCGTCCGTTTACGATTTTCCAAAGTCATATTGACAAAAAATGGTTTTCCATTATCACCGTTACGTATTCGGTATCAATTTCACCACGACATGTCGGTtaggaaaaaaacaatttgtctCGGGCCTTGAACATGTTTAGATGAAGAAATAGGCTTTAAGAAACATACGAGTATAAAATAGTCTAATCTAAATGTTTTTAGTATGGGATAATGAGTGGGATTTGAGTTGAACTTATACAAAGTTTAACGTAGAATTGGTAACAACTAAACAAGAGATTtaatcaaacaagaaaaatagGTAAGTTTGGAGACCACATAGTCTACAACTCAGCAGATTAAAACTGATAATCATTCATATCTGGTGACTAAGCGGTGGAATCAAAGACAGCCACATGAGTTTAGAGATATTGATTTCTTTCAATCTTTTCAAATTATCCCATTTGTTTCATCTTTAATCAGCAACCTGATCTGCCTACGTGTCATATTCCCTATGGCACTTCTTTTTCCTGGTTGTTCGTACCAAACCTCTCTATTTCTCTCTCATTATGTTTATAGGACTTATCTTATATGCAATTATCTAAGGGAATGATTCTCTGTCTTCCCTTTTGCTGGACTTATGGATATAGCAAAACTTGTCCTACGTATATAGTATACAACTATACATGCATGTATGTGCTGATTTTTGTTAGACCAAGTGAGTAGTGAGTACATATATCTTAGAGAGATCTAATATCTGGTTATGCATCTAAATACATGTCGATTCTATCACCtgaatatttcttcatatttcgttatatatattatataaatataataattacaaaaataattggAGAAAAGGACAAGAAAGAGGAAGGTATGAACCAGGGAAGTTGGGCTCTGGAGGACTACCAAAGGCTGCACTTACTAACGTGTGATACTCTCTCTTGACTCTTGCCAACTGTTTGGCTTTCTTCTTTCTGTTTTATTTCTCTTCGTtcgtttttctttatttctaaaattttcatAACCTCTAAGTCTTAaccacaaaaacaaaacatttaaataaCACTAGAACTgcaccaaaaaaaattgaaataaatttaggaaaaatataatatacatttGATTCACAGCTATTATTAAAGTAACCTCAGGTTGTAGATGATTTATAATATGCGAGATTGTGAATGTTAAACGAAGAAGCTACAATAAAATCTATCCATTATTCTTGGAACTAGGTCTTTATTAGCGGTTTCCTGTAGCAGTATATAAATAGTCTTAAATCGCATGATTACTTGTTATCTTAATCTCTACTGTCCTTAATCGCATGATTACTTGTTATCTTAATCTCTACTGTCCTTATGCGTCATCAGATTCCAGAATTTGCAAGCCACCACAACTTTGCCACTTGTAACTTGTAAATATGTAGAGACACCATCATTTTCATGGGCGATGGGTCCCCCGTCCATTTATACATTATTATAGtactataaaatcaaataaatataaacaataactcTCTTAGATAACTTGAAAAATCATCAATTATAATTCACTGTAGAATGACCTTTCTTTATATTTACACATTATCCAATCAATAATGCGATTTGTCTTCCAAGAAAAAACACCGTCTCTTTTCATTAGTTTGACCCTCATACATTATTcatgtaattaattaaaaaccAGCAAATATCGGTGATATACACGTTGAGGCAACATTTTATTTCATGTACAACAGAAATTAAACGAAAAACAACATTTTACAGGAATAAAACAGTTCTTACTATCAACCATGTGTCACTCACTCTCATAAACCGAATACCATGTTTTATGACCACACAAATTAATTGTTATATGAACCATAATATAAAACGTAGATTTTTTTGGCCGAGCACATTTGAATAATTcaataaattgatttataaaaagGGGCTGTCTTCCCTTCTTAGTTATCTTACATTTCTCAGTCTCTTCTATCTCCTGCCACTTAAAACTGAATTAACAGAATGAACGGTGGTCATCTCCCCGCCGCCGCTTCCGACGATCTGAAATCTCCCCTCTTGCCGGTTGTCCATAATGACGAACCATTCGAAAAACAAACGCTGGGGCACCATCTCCGGACAATATTCACGCCCAAAAACTGTTACATCGCTCTTGGTCCTCTTCTCTGCGCCGTCGTGTGTCTATGCGCACGGCTCGGCGGAGAAGATACGACGACTGCGAAGAACATGCTAGGAGTTCTTGTGTGGATGTTCGCGTGGTGGTTGACGGAAGCCGTCCCGATGCCCATCACCTCCATGTCGCCGCTTTTTTTATTCCCACTCTTCGGAATCACGACGGCTGATCATGTGGCAAGTTCTTACATGGATGACGTCATTTCCCTCGTTCTTGGGAGCTTTATCCTCGCTCTTGCCGTCGAACACTACAACATCCATCGCCGACTTGCTCTCAACGTAAGTCGTTTTATCTATTTATCTTTTTCATTACAATATTCTtgtctttttctattttagttatttttataatagtttcaCCTTCTTGTGTTAGAAAACATGACgatttttttatcatatgcGAATTTCTGAATATGGTGCAATCTGGATAAAACATTTACTCATGTAGTTGATAAGGATTCTGATTCTAGAAAGTATTTGAAGTAATCATATGATTTTAAATGGGTCCATGGATGAGTTAGTTACAACTATGATATAGGTGGAGAGCTTCAATTGAATCCCCACTTATTAAATTAAGGTTTTCAATAGCATTAAACAGGTAGTAGTGCTCTATGTCTATAAAAGGAATGGATGCAAATTATTCTAGATGTATTCAACAAattgtgtttataaataaaacttttgGTCGACGAGGTCCCTAAAAtctgataataaaaattaagtaGCAGAATATTTTAGAACCGAACATAACAGAGTGAcctctatttatttttaatttaatatatgtgtTATATATAGGAATATTTATACTTTGTTTAATAACCTTTGAATTATTTGCCTATGCCAATCCAATCCATGTATATATCATAAACACGTATGATAATTAGGTTGCAAGTTACAACTATTATCATCAACAGTCAATACTCAATAGTATACAATATCCTATATAAATTAATGGagcttaaataaataataagctaCCACATATCTAATAATGATAAGTTGGTAACATAACGATGGATAATCTAATTCGTGAAGATAACGATGGTATTCTGCGTGGAGCCTCTAAACGCGCCGCTGCTTCTTCTCGGCATCTGCGCAACAACGGCGTTCGTGAGCATGTGGATGCACAACGTGGCGGCCACGGTCATGATGATGCCAGTCGCTACAGGGATACTTCAGAGACTGCCCTCTTCGCCTTCGTCGTCATCTGAAATGGTGCCTCCGGCGGTGGGGAAGTTTTGCCGAGCGGTGGTGCTCGGTGTGATATACTCAGCGGTCGTTGGTGGAATGAGCACGCTGACAGGAACAGGCGTGAATCTGATACTTGTCGGAATGTGGAAAAGCTACTTCCCGGAGGCTGATCCAATCAGTTTCAGCCAATGGTTCTTCTTCGGTTTCCCCCTAGCTTTGTGCTTATTCGTGGTGCTTTGGGGTATTCTATGTGTACTGTATTGTCCTAAAGGGTCAGGGAAACTTCTCTCTCCTTATCTTCATAAATCTCATCTTCGTACAGAGCTTGAGATGTTGGGACCAATGAGTTTCGCTGAGAAGATGGTCTTGTCTGTGTTTGGTGGTTTGGTTGTGTTATGGATGACAAGAAATATAACGGATGATATCCCCGGGTGGGGTTGCATCTTCAACGGCCGAGCCGGTGATGGAACGGTGAGTGTGATGATGGCTACGTTGCTGTTTATAATCCCAAACGGTATTAAAAAGGGAGAGAAGCTAATGGATTGGGGTAAATGCAAGAAGCTTCCGTGGAACATAGTGTTGTTACTAGGAGCTGGGTTCGCTATTGCCGATGGTGTACGCACAAGTGGCCTAGCTGAAGTTTTATCCAAAGGACTCGTGTTTCTAGAAACAGCTCCTTATTGGGCCATCGCTCCAATGGTTTGTCTCATCGCTGCTAGCATCACTGAGTTCACGTCAAACAACGCAACCACTACACTGTTGGTTCCATTGCTCATCGAGATTGCGAAGAATATGCAAATCCATCCTCTCCTCCTGATGGTCCCTGGTGCCATCGGGGCTCAGTTTGCTTTCTTGCTACCCACGGGAACACCTTCCAACGTGGTGGGATTCACAACAGGGCATATTGAGATCAAAGACATGATTAAAACAGGGTTGCCTCTGAAGATCGCAGGAACCGCCTTTCTCTCTGTCTTGATGCCAACTCTTGGtatacttttaattttatcataCCCACCTTTATCAGTATGAAAATTAGTTGCTTATCTATATTATTACATGGCAGGGACTTACGTGTTTGGATCAAAAGGAGGAGTTTAGTTCTATGGGCTGAAGTACTATCGATTCATTGTATTATATTCTTACAAGGGGACATCAGTCGCAGGTGAAACGGGAAATGTGGATGTGGTCATCAAACCGGCCCATTTTTGTAACCCGGGCGAGTATAGTATCCGGTACGATTGCTTTCTTTTGTGCTTACAACGTACCGGTAAGTTTGGTCCTTTTTGGTTTCATGTGTATTGTATATTGAgacaaatattttaatagtatataaatatgtatgtgTATAAATTTCTGCATTCGGAAGATCCTATTCGTAAATCCAAATAGCATTTTaaatattgagttattttagtaaatctcatctgaaatatttaaaatgtggttttaaaaaattagactacatttttttttttgccatctatattttattaaatgggtCAAGTCCAAACACCAAAAACCATACAGGAAGGCCC
This genomic interval from Brassica napus cultivar Da-Ae chromosome A6, Da-Ae, whole genome shotgun sequence contains the following:
- the LOC106400169 gene encoding uncharacterized protein LOC106400169 isoform X1 — its product is MAMRECLNLTGIPYTREGIYATNNQFQKAGPKGFIHVKVLENDSLYVRVDLPGVPDDGVRHRVDAVRKKLVFFSGQTPDGNRREGVREYSGSAGLGCDCCEITGVDAKMKDGVLRMIVSRVKVKDHDNKCTNTVPPNAGKSGRHLEDHPFVVKGRKGAFVGVPLPGDGLYFAVDIPGVRGDDVEVLANEHQVKFYAEVKNVYEHDEGGGRVYLGCVNSRSSSSDPPPSILTHRLGYDAEFGVLKIVIAPRPNNTSSD
- the LOC106400169 gene encoding putative 57 kDa heat shock protein isoform X2; amino-acid sequence: MAMRECLNLTGIPYTREGIYATNNQFQKAGPKGFIHVKVLENDSLYVRVDLPGVPDDGVRHRVDAVRKKLVFFSGQTPDGNRREGVREYSGSAGLGCDCCEITGVDAKMKDGVLRMIVSRVKVKDHDNKCTNTVPPNAGKSGRHLEDHPFVVKGRKGAFVGVPLPGDGLYFAVDIPGVRGDDVEVLANEHQVKFYAEVKNVYEHDEG
- the LOC106397639 gene encoding NADH dehydrogenase [ubiquinone] 1 beta subcomplex subunit 8, mitochondrial-like, whose protein sequence is MAGRLSGVASRIMGGNGVVARSNASSLRQRAGMGLPVGKHIVPDKPLSVNDELMWDNGTAFPEPCIDRIADTVGKYEALGWLCGGLGFFATLGLLAVVNDKASKVPFTPRVYPYDNLRVELGGEP
- the LOC106399437 gene encoding tonoplast dicarboxylate transporter, which gives rise to MNGGHLPAAASDDLKSPLLPVVHNDEPFEKQTLGHHLRTIFTPKNCYIALGPLLCAVVCLCARLGGEDTTTAKNMLGVLVWMFAWWLTEAVPMPITSMSPLFLFPLFGITTADHVASSYMDDVISLVLGSFILALAVEHYNIHRRLALNITMVFCVEPLNAPLLLLGICATTAFVSMWMHNVAATVMMMPVATGILQRLPSSPSSSSEMVPPAVGKFCRAVVLGVIYSAVVGGMSTLTGTGVNLILVGMWKSYFPEADPISFSQWFFFGFPLALCLFVVLWGILCVLYCPKGSGKLLSPYLHKSHLRTELEMLGPMSFAEKMVLSVFGGLVVLWMTRNITDDIPGWGCIFNGRAGDGTVSVMMATLLFIIPNGIKKGEKLMDWGKCKKLPWNIVLLLGAGFAIADGVRTSGLAEVLSKGLVFLETAPYWAIAPMVCLIAASITEFTSNNATTTLLVPLLIEIAKNMQIHPLLLMVPGAIGAQFAFLLPTGTPSNVVGFTTGHIEIKDMIKTGLPLKIAGTAFLSVLMPTLGTYVFGSKGGV